In Notolabrus celidotus isolate fNotCel1 chromosome 8, fNotCel1.pri, whole genome shotgun sequence, a genomic segment contains:
- the LOC117817391 gene encoding gastrotropin-like, whose protein sequence is MSFTGKYELESQENYEEFLTVIGLLNAKTDHKVTTDVVQNGNDFIWTQSLPNWTWSNKFSAGKECELTTMTGTKFSALVTLEGGKISVPFPKYQFTAEIIDDKLIMNCITPGEKGVTLKRVSKRI, encoded by the exons ATGTCTTTCACCGGAAAATATGAGTTGGAAAGTCAAGAAAACTACGAGGAGTTTCTGACAGTAATTG GGCTGCTCAATGCAAAGACGGACCATAAGGTGACTACAGATGTGGTTCAGAATGGGAACGACTTCATCTGGACACAAAGCCTTCCCAACTGGACCTGGTCTAATAAGTTCAGTGCCGGTAAGGAATGTGAGCTGACTACAATGACGGGCACCAAATTCAGT GCTCTTGTAACTCTGGAAGGTGGAAAGATTTCAGTGCCGTTTCCAAAGTATCAATTCACAGCAGAGATCATTGATGACAAGTTAATCATG AATTGCATAACTCCAGGAGAGAAGGGTGTGactttaaaaagagtaagcAAGAGGATCTGA
- the LOC117817599 gene encoding trace amine-associated receptor 4-like, with protein MISTPRTNTSDNHSLTEDGIDSASFHSTISRVCVLCLLLPIPIFAIIGNVFIMAAFALFQCLRTPTNAFIVSLAVADFLVAVLVMPFSLVRSVDRWHFGLCFCQAHLFLDMTFCTTSIFNLTCVALDRYIAVCDPLHYPVRMSFRRVGAMLLLCWVLPLVFSALCVSLGMYTQSARTVVTNSTLLETQTCLATFQLPYAFATSAISFFIPLGFMLFAYGKILKAAQRQARWIHAIDHHTGQLQMNQTSMRTDPSRQVQAHVERCSLKKKEWRAVKTLGLIMGVILFCWLPFFCVNIIHPLKGYSLSPLLLEASMWLGYANSSLNPFLYGLFNKNYGHVFAAMFDWGTLGRQLRAGLDSSTFGRQAHTVVTLETISG; from the coding sequence ATGATTTCCACACCAAGAACGAACACCTCAGACAACCACAGCTTGACTGAAGATGGCATTGATTCTGCTTCATTTCACAGCACCATTAGTAGAGTTTGTGTCCTGTGCCTGCTCCTACCAATCCCCATCTTCGCCATCATTGGGAATGTCTTCATCATGGCTGCATTTGCACTTTTCCAATGCCTCCGTACGCCTACAAATGCTTTCATTGTGTCTCTGGCAGTAGCAGACTTCCTTGTTGCTGTGCTAGTGATGCCTTTCAGTTTAGTCCGCTCCGTTGACAGGTGGCACTTTGGGCTCTGCTTCTGCCAAGCACACCTCTTTCTGGATATGACCTTTTGTACAACGTCCATTTTTAATCTCACCTGTGTGGCACTGGACCGATACATAGCAGTGTGTGACCCTCTGCACTACCCTGTCCGGATGTCTTTCAGACGTGTTGGTGcaatgctgctgctgtgctgggTTCTGCCACTGGTCTTCTCTGCCCTGTGTGTGTCCCTCGGTATGTACACGCAGTCTGCTCGCACTGTGGTAACAAACAGCACATTACTAGAAACTCAGACCTGTCTGGCCACGTTTCAGCTCCCCTATGCATTTGCCACCTCTGCGATATCCTTCTTTATTCCTTTGGGGTTCATGCTGTTTGCGTATGGGAAAATCCTCAAGGCTGCCCAGAGACAAGCGAGATGGATACATGCAATTGATCACCATACTGGGCAGCTTCAGATGAATCAGACCTCCATGAGGACTGACCCTAGCAGACAAGTTCAGGCTCATGTGGAAAGATGTTCTTTAAAGAAGAAGGAGTGGAGAGCTGTGAAGACGCTGGGTCTGATCATGGGGGTCATCctgttctgttggcttcctttCTTCTGTGTGAACATCATTCATCCTCTGAAAGGCTACAGCCTCAGCCCTCTGCTCCTGGAGGCTTCAATGTGGCTGGGATATGCCAACTCTTCTCTAAATCCTTTCCTTTATGGTTTATTTAACAAGAACTATGGTCATGTGTTTGCAGCCATGTTCGACTGGGGGACTTTAGGGCGCCAGTTACGAGCGGGTTTGGATTCCTCGACCTTTGGAAGGCAAGCGCATACTGTGGTTACCTTGGAAACCATTTCAGGATGA